The region TTCCAGGCTTATATTCAGGGCCTCTGGCCTAGCTCTCATCCTCTGCGTGGAGGGCGTAATTCCTGTTCCCCAGCCGGCGTAAGCAAGGCATGGCCTGTTCAGACCCTTCCCAGCAGCGACCGGCGGTGCTCCCGTGGAATTTTAAAGATGCAGTGACAAAGCACTGCTCCCTGGTCCTTCTGTGTACGCAGCCGGCAGGGAGCTCTCCCTTTCTGTTGTTATTAACCTAAAAGGTGTTCGCTGCTGGATCATTTCCAGTTCCTCGAGCATGCTGGGaatctgcagcagagctggtctCACACTGCAAGGTGGTGCTCGCAGAGACTTGTTCCCAGTGTGACTCCATCCCTCCTTATTGCTTAGCTTTCACAGGCAGGCTTGTAGTTGTGTTTTTGTTGGAAGGTCCGTCGTACACACAGGAAAATGCCTGGACACTTGTGTGCGCACATGAGACAGGCAGAGGTGCTGGTTTCCAAGCAAACTGTTTATGGCCTGCCTCAATCCAAGCTTTTGAGCAGCAAAACGTAACTGCTTTTGATACACCGATGCACACTGAGTATAGAAAAACCCAGGATGCGGAGGATAGAcctgtttttgaaagaatagGGGAAAATAGCCCTTTACTCAGCAAAGCTCACAGGTTTTAATAAAACAGCTTCAAACTTATAATTGCTGTATATTACCAGCAAAATAGtcaagcaatgaaaagaaacatccaAGCCTCTGGCACACAGGAACTTTCCAGTATATCACCCACTGATTATCTCGCTCCTTGGTCTGTGACAGATGAAAATTTAGGACTGTCTCTTCTAAATTCTCTCCCCCCCTGTATACTCATTTAGGCCTGAGACTACCATCTGGTCTTTGGTTCAGCTTACTTGCAGTGCCACAGACTGTACAGTAtcactaaaaataaaccagagcAAGTGCCTCATTCATCCACTCTCTTCTTGGTGCACTCTCTGTGCAGCTGTCAGTGGCTAGAAGGCATATATGGAAATCTGCAGAACAGTTAGGTTTATGATAGAGGAAATGATGACCCTGCATGGCAATAAATGCCACCCACAGCTTTTCTGGGAGCAAATCAAACCCCTTGATCTCTTTGGCATGCATGTTCACTTCAAACttgaaatgatttttcactGACATGAAAACATAGTGTGATGACAAAAACAATGTCTGAGCCTGGGAGGCACTGAATTTGCCCAAGGGGGGCCTGTATCCCTTCAAGGTCTTGCAGGATTAAATCCAACGCCTTTGCTTCCACCTTTGCTTTAGAAACAGAGGTTTGGTGATTTGAAGGCTCGACTTAAGTTTATAGATCTTCACCATCGTGCCTCCAGAGCAATAAACTAAACCAGAAATATCTGTCATTAACAATAAAATAGTGATTTATCTGCTTGCAGTGAAACTTTACGCTTTGACAAGTCAAGTTATCAATGGGGAGATGCAGTTCTACGCCAGGGCCAAACACTTCTACCGGGAGGTGCCAGCCACAGAAGAGGGCATGATGGGAGACTACATTGAGCTCTCCAATACAGACATTGAATCCTCCAGGGAGTTTCTCAGGAGATTTGTTGGGGTGAGTCATTTAATCCCATCTTCTGCAAGAAACAGGGGTGATGTGTCCTAAATGACATGCACTGTGCCCAgtcacatatattttaaatggcacCATATGTCATATTTGATATGCAGTCACAGGTTGGAACTGACTGTCATTGGGTCTCATAATGTATTCTGCCAGGTCATGCATCGTCATGAATACACATTTTGCCTGGCCTTATGTCATTATTTACCTGTTTTGCATCCTTTTCTTATGCTCCAAAGCTGTTAAGAGGATTGTGCAAGGAGTTCTTATAGCTATGTTTGGGTGGGGGATTAATTCTCAGTGCAGGACTGGGACCCTTCATGCTAAAATCCTTGCTGGCTTCAGTGGGAGATTTGTCTGTGCAAATTCCTGTAGTCCATTTGGGAAAGTAGCTGAGACCAAATGCCAAGTTTCTGTTTTGCCTATTTATAGATATTTCTGAGAATGCTGCAACAAAACCcagccctccctctccccccccaaacATTAGGAGTATATAGAATAAGCTACCCATTaggaaaaacattgttttcttgaACATTCCAGTGTCACTGGGGACCTTTGCAGGCAGATTTCTAAAGGTCTGTAAACATCTTCAAAGGTCTACTTTGACCTGAGATGCAAAGAGATGCCAAGTGGGATTTTAAAAGCACCTAGAATAGCAATATCACTTTGGCACTTAGGTTTCTTAAAATTGTGTTGATGCCTAAATGTGTCTTTGGGAATCTGCAAATCTTCAAAAGTGTGGCCTGATGGTTTTCTGACtgcccttccttcttcccaggggAAAAGCCCACTAAATTAGCTCAACAACAGTATTACATGCTAAAGAATCCACAAAgctacaggaaaacaaatttcttaagTTCTTCTGCTCACAAAATGACTAGTTCTATATAATGCTACCAcagatctttcattttctgctcaaATGTACAAATGTGGGATAGccagatgacttttttttagtCTTCGTGAtctactgtggaaaaaaagctCAATAGGTTAATTCGATGTTGTGTATAAAAAAGGGCACAGTTTAAATGGATTGGGATAGAAAATGAGTGTGGCTTAACAACAGATAGAAATCCTGTATAGCAGTGAAGGGCAACTGATGGCAAAGTTTGCTCTACCTGTTAGAGGGAGGGTTTTGGGGCAGTGAGCCAGCAAAACACAACTGAACagctacattttctttattaacagTCATTTGTATTAACGCTAATGCAAAAAGGCTTCACAACATTTCAAAGCCTCGATGTATCAGGCTTtctataaacacaaaataagaaaatacaaaggaagTTCAGCAAGGCAGCTGAACCTGATGgtaaaatggcattttcagaaaaaatgaaatgcaacttATAAACCTAGAGCCAGCTCAAGGCATATTCCTTAGATTTTACTTAAGTCTTGTTTTAAGGACATTTGTGGAATTCAAGTGGTGTATAAGCATGTACTCAGGGAAAGATTTCACGCTTCCTAGACATCATATAGATACAGTTTCCTGAACGGCAGGTTTATATCACACTGTTAGGCTTTCTCATCTCCAAGacctgaaaaggaaagaagtacAGTCTGTAGCAGAGTTTCACATGCCAAAGAGAAATCATACCCAATGCATCAGGTGTGATGACAGATACAAAATACTCCAGAGCAGAGTTTCTACTCCTATTATTAGCCAGGGATAGAAAGGATACTCTGAATGGCCAAgatcaaacaagaaaaaaaaaaaaggaacagaaaggaatCTGCATGTTTTGCTAATTCTGATTTAGTTTGTTAAAGCCTGTCCTCTGTTGAGATTCGGTCAATTGGTTATGTTActtatggtttatttttctttcttactacTGCAATTTGAATCCTACTCAACCAGATACAGATATGTACTGGCTTTCTGTAGTAGTGACTTTATTGTAAAGCTAATTTGAGTTATGTCTTCCCAAGTTTATGGCtctatgaataattttttttttccagtaaggTGATCAAGATAGAAAAAAGCGATTTGCTTCACCTTAATGTAACTAtactttagtttttaaagagaagtttaacaaaatcagaaaataggaaaattagTTTCAGATCAACTGCACatatttcacttaatttttgttattgttttaccctctgaaaaacttttctctttgttctcaAGAGTTCAAGTCAGttccagaatgaaaaatgctgtttagaaatgaaaaattgacaagttcttttttttttccttgaaagtcGTGAAAAAGAAGTATCTTGAcattttcaacattctttccCATGTTTTTTGGCTATAACTATTCTCTAGATTTGAAATATCAATTTTACAGAGAGTTTTATTCTtccaaaactttattttctggcaaaactagtgctctttaaaaaacagttgcCCAGTTCCACTCAAATTACCCTTCTTGAGTTAGTTTGGCTTGTGTGGAAATGCCACACAGTGACATTTCCCTTACATGACTGATGTTGCATACCTTCATGTATGGCATTTCTTAGCATGATTCTTAGCACCACTGTAAACTGAGCTACAGATTTCTTTACCATTGGAGAATTTATCTTGCCTGGGCACATGGAAGGAATTACAGAAAGGACTAAGGACTTCACTTATATTTTAGCCTGTCTCCTTCCCAGGCGAGTCAAACTGAGTTAAAAGTGCCACTGTGCTCAAGTTAAGAGGTTTTATGTGTGTGTGGGCAGAACTCAAACCAAGAACAACATTACTTGAGCCAACAGTGCTGTACAGACAAGCTATAGGCTGTCTTAGGTACAGTCATACTTGAAGGGTTATCAGCAGAGCTATAGCACTGCATATTTGTGGCAATGTATTAATGCCAGTTAAAGCCTTGATGTCCGCATAGACACTGTGTTTTCAAGTGCCTAATCTGGAGGTAATgtgtgaaaaaggaaataaagaaaacaaagaaaccattACCAGAAACAGTTGTGAGCTATAGGTGTGTGAAATAATACAGACGGAGATTATATTAACTTTATAGCTCCATTTCTGCCCTAAAccctttctgcctttcttgcCCTCAGTTCACCTGCCTGATTGGTTACTTGCTGAATGAAAAGCTTCTCGaaagtgatttttctctgggggagagagggggatgGAAGAGACGTTGTTGAAAacctgatctttttttttttttaatttagaaagaaaaccactgtgatttttatctatttcttgaactctgatttcttttttatcctaCATATCTACACTGCCTTCCAGCTCTTCCAAGACCTGAAGTAGCATCAGGAACATATTCCACAGCTCTTTTATCCCTAAGGAAATTTGTGAGTGCCCTATTTAGCTTTACAGAAGAATTTTTGGGTGTGTATGTGTCCTAAATGATAGAGTAATGGGAAGCAGGTAATCAGAGGAGCAGTCAATCTTAAATTTTGAAGCCTGTTCTGGCTTAAAATTTTCACTtacactatttttttaaataaggagtCTGACTTTCAACTCAATTAGGCTTTTGGGAAAATGATTgccttccaaagaaaatgttaatacCCTGTCAAAGCTCTGAGCActtccaaactgaaaatatattagCTGAACATGGAATTATGtcaacattttcattacaaatggAGCTGTGGTGCCTCACAGGGCTTCTCAACTGACTGCCTGATGCTCTTGCTCCCTTTCAGCTAAGTGTGGGATCAAGCTTCATCTCCCATGAttgttccctttccttcttctcgATGGCAAATGGAGATATGTCATCAGAGGTCCTTGCTGTGACGCATCATGGGAGATGAATTGCCTGTTTCGAGTGAGGTACTGTGACTATAGGTTCTCTGAAACACAAATGTCAAAGAAGTTATATGGCTTTTTGTGGAATTCTGTTAGTTGTTTTGGTGAATCATCCCAGTTTTCTCACCAGCTTTCTCAAAGATTTTTACTTAATCACATCAGTGTGGGGCTGTATGTATCTGCCAGCAAACAATATGGAAATCCACCCTGTAAAGATCCAAGACACAGTTCCTTCTCCTTTCATGAACTCCTTGTTACAGCTTAGTCTGGTCCTCAGTAAAAGCCACATGCTCCTAAGTGCAGCCTGTGAATGAAGAATGGCTCACATTTTCTGACTAACTACAAACAGGTAGTCTCCAGAGTCCAATAGGGTTGAAGGCTTGTGGACTCTTACACACATCGGGAGATTAATCTTCCTAGGTGTACAAATTGGGACCAGCAGCCCTGGAGACTGGTGAGAGCCTTTGAGGTCCTTGTGCTCTTTCTACAGTTACTCTGTAACCAGATGCTCAGCCGGGCTATTCATAGTCATGTCATTGACGATACTGTCCTTTGACCTTAATAATCTACTGAATTACCCACTGAAGCAAGGCCAAAAAAGCGGTGAGTTACATGATTTATGCTTGGTCATTACAGAAGGAGTCTCCCAATAAGCGGGAAGAGCAAGACTCTTCCTGGgcttatttcctttaaaagcagtgaagttGCAGCAGGGACTTTGGCCCATAGCTTTCACTTCAACACTCAGTTCCAGGGGACAGGGAAAAGGTgtttacatttgcttttaatatatttgtttaaCAGATAACTTTGGCCAGGGGAGCTCCAATCCCACAGTCAGTGCATGTACAgacttaaaatttctgttttacagaacagcagcaagctCTTAAGAGCCTTTTTATAGCTAGAATGGAAGCTTTAGGGgtgaaatacagctttcaaTATAAAGCTCCTTTTACAGTGACTCATTATTTTCTCATAGACATAGCCTTTGTGccacattttttcatgtctgaTCTCTGTCCAGAGATgatatttatgaagaaaaaaagaacagttaagCAAAATCTACTCAATCATCTTTCTTGTCTCTATGcctaaaaaagaaattctgtataTGCTCCAGTCCAAACTTTTTGAGTTGTCATAAGTTACCTACAACTCCAAGATCTTCATTCAAACACagcttgttttgaaaactgcacTCTGATCCCAAGGATGCTGTGTATCTGCAGAGATGTCCATGGGCACCTTGGGAgttctgtgctgcagaagttACTTCTTGCATGCAGTATTTGGTATATGCTTACTTTTTTGTTAGGTCTTTACAGGGCTCAGAATGAGGCTTATCTAGCCATGTAGTTGGCTGTGAGGTATGAATATGTGACAGATGAAGTTGCAGGGACTTTACAAAGACCAGTGGATATTCTGAGAAAGCTAGGAGCTTGTGAAAGATTATGTCTTTTCTTACACCAAGCAAAAACTTATTGTACGGCAATAAATGCAGGGCTGCAATGAGGAAGTCCCATCAACAGCAGCCTGGGAACATAGCAGCCCAGCTTGGCTCACACATGAGTACCCAAAGCTGTATTGATACTGTCCCAGGTTCTTAGCAATCTTGCAACAGCCCTGCACAAATAAGGAGACAAGACCCTAGGCTTGGTGGACTAAAGGCCATAGCGGGTATCACAGCTGCTATGATCTTTCAGGTGGTATTTTTCAggtttcaaattattttcttgtatcCCACAGGGGGTGGGGAAAGCTGGCACCAACCGCGCCCTGGACTGCGGCTCTGGGATAGGTCGCATCAGCAAGCATGTCCTGTTACCAGTTTTCAAGAGCGTGGAACTGGTGGATATGATGGAGAATTTCCTGGCTGAGGTCCCGAACTACCTGCAGGGCAAGGAGGACAGAGTAGAGATGTATTATTGCAAAAGCCTGCAGGAATTCACTCCAGCCCCACAAAGATACGATGTCATCTGGATTCAGTGGGTTTCAGGTTAGTTCAGCATGATTCATCCAGCCCAGCATCTCAGAGAACTATACAGCCTGTGCTAAAGATTATGTTAAAAGAATAGTGCAGCTGTAAAAGGAGGTTCTCAAATCTTTGGGACTGCTTCCTAAAATCTCACAAGAGACTTCTGAGAGTTCTCCCCAGCCACATGCACAGTGGGTACAAatcaggttggtttttttcaggtcatGTACTGGAGGAAGGTACATGTTCTTGGAGAGTAGCCTGCATGCTAAGGTGCAGCTGAGGAGTAGGCCTTATATATGGGCTTTCTTGAGCAGGAATCCTCCTCCTTAGTTGCCAGTGCTGCAGACATCCACAGGGCTGGCCTCACCTGTGAGCAGGGATTTCTGAATCTGATGATTATCCAGGCTCGGGGGTATTTCAGGAAACAATCTGAAAAAAGCCATAGTGAAATCACCAATACCTATTAACCAGATCATGTCTTATACATGCACTGATGCTTATCAAACAGGTTCACTTAGCTATGTCCCACAGTACCCCCTCATATAAGAAatacctgctgcttctcctgcagccaCCCCAGTGAATGCCCTGCAGCATTAAGAGCAGCACACTGGTGATCAGTTAATATGGGCTATGttcctcaccaaaaaaaaaaattcttaattttttcctagaAAACCTGCTGCAGTGCCTAACTGTCCTTCCAGAAAGAAGGTTTTCTCCTAATCTGTGAACCTAAGTGTCCATGGTGCAGTTTCAGCTGGCAGAAGTCATTATTCTAAAGCACAAGAGGAGGCCTGAACAACTCCTTctctccaaaaccctagagatAGTTTCTTGCTAGGCAACAAGAAAGATAAAGGTAGAGAGATTAGCACAGGAGATGGTTTTATTCAGGAACACTTAGTTGTCCTCTACACATAGTCttaaaaagtaatgaaactGAGCTTCTTAGAACAGGTCTTTATAGCTGTACAAGCAAATTGCTTCAGAACAGtatcattttcctttgtatttttgcttttcttgaataACCAGTCATTGCAGTAAATGTAGCTCCTGCCTCATCTTTTGAGCAAATCCACGTCAACGTGAGACTGAATGATCTAAGACTTGTCTGAGGCTGTGCTGATCAGCTATGTGGCAGCTAACAAAGGGAGCATATGCCTTTTCTTTAGCATAGACCCAGATCTAAATCTCCTTCCTCCATCAATTTCAATGAAATATATAGTGATCTTAAGTATTAATCAAACTTCTACCCCTATCTTGAATTTGGCTGAAATATGCCAATAAGCTCAATGCTTTTTGGTGGAGCGAGGGCAGGACTGTCTGGTAGAGAGCAACACCGTGAAGATCTCATTTTCTTAGGAAACTAGGCTAAAAGCTAAGTTAAGAGAACATTAAATTCCAAATTAGGTGTTCAAAAGCTTCAATGAATCTTGCCAATGCAATCTTGATTTGTCTTATATATGCGTAAGTATATGAGACCAGGCTgttattttatgaataaataaaaacgCAAGTTTACATTTCATATAGAAATTACCATTTTCCTTCAACTTGCAAGGTATTCAGCTTTAggctttggggcttttttgtttttctttttttggggggagtggTTAAAGAAACCTGACATGCTATGtcaaaatgtggttttgaaatGACAACTTCCATTTA is a window of Gymnogyps californianus isolate 813 chromosome 8, ASM1813914v2, whole genome shotgun sequence DNA encoding:
- the NTMT2 gene encoding N-terminal Xaa-Pro-Lys N-methyltransferase 2 — encoded protein: MAYKAAHLAFKSRWHKTDEELCRHSMSFILHTAIRNDFFQSYLYLLEKLPLVKLYALTSQVINGEMQFYARAKHFYREVPATEEGMMGDYIELSNTDIESSREFLRRFVGGVGKAGTNRALDCGSGIGRISKHVLLPVFKSVELVDMMENFLAEVPNYLQGKEDRVEMYYCKSLQEFTPAPQRYDVIWIQWVSGYLTDKDLLEFLIRCQNGLKDNGVIILKDNVAREGCILDCLDSSVIRDLNILHSLIEMSGLTILREERQEGFPEQCVPVWTLAMQKGPGHS